A window from Enterocloster bolteae encodes these proteins:
- a CDS encoding dihydrofolate reductase, translating to MNLIVAVDEKWGIGKDGGLLAHLPEDMKYFRETTSGRTVVMGRRTLESFPGGKPLKNRVNMVLSRNESYSPEGVQVYHRAEDVLEALKDCNEDDVFIIGGGMIYREFLPYCNKAYVTYIHRTFEVDTDFENLDQDENWKLESVSDGREHEGISFEFRIYRRVR from the coding sequence ATGAATCTGATTGTTGCAGTGGATGAGAAATGGGGAATAGGTAAGGACGGCGGTCTCCTTGCGCATCTCCCGGAGGATATGAAGTATTTCAGAGAGACCACCAGTGGCAGGACCGTGGTCATGGGACGCAGGACCCTGGAGAGCTTTCCCGGTGGAAAGCCCCTGAAGAACCGCGTAAATATGGTTTTGTCCAGAAATGAATCGTATTCTCCTGAGGGTGTGCAGGTGTACCACAGGGCGGAGGATGTGCTGGAGGCATTAAAGGACTGTAATGAGGATGATGTGTTCATCATCGGCGGGGGCATGATATACAGGGAGTTTCTTCCCTACTGCAATAAGGCATATGTGACCTACATCCACAGGACCTTTGAGGTGGACACGGATTTTGAAAATCTGGATCAGGATGAAAACTGGAAACTGGAGTCGGTAAGCGATGGCAGGGAGCATGAGGGCATTTCCTTTGAATTCAGAATATACAGAAGGGTAAGGTGA
- a CDS encoding dihydrofolate reductase has translation MNLCVTADRHWAIGKDGRPLVTIPADRQMFLKETAGKVVVMGRRTLEGLPGGQPFGNRVNIVLTHDMQYKVKGAVVCHSLEEALKALKDYDEGDIYIIGGESVYRQFLPYCTTAHVTSIDYTYDGDAYFPDLEEEEGWYLAEEGDEQTYFDLCYTFRRFRRKK, from the coding sequence TTGAATCTTTGCGTGACAGCGGACAGGCATTGGGCCATCGGCAAGGACGGCAGGCCACTGGTGACGATTCCGGCCGACCGGCAGATGTTTCTTAAGGAGACGGCCGGCAAGGTGGTGGTCATGGGGCGCAGGACCCTGGAGGGACTGCCGGGAGGACAGCCCTTTGGAAACCGGGTAAATATTGTCCTGACCCATGATATGCAGTATAAGGTAAAGGGCGCAGTGGTCTGCCACAGCCTGGAGGAGGCGCTTAAGGCGCTTAAGGATTACGATGAAGGTGATATCTATATCATAGGAGGGGAGAGCGTTTACCGGCAGTTCCTTCCCTATTGCACAACGGCCCATGTGACCAGTATTGATTATACCTATGACGGGGATGCATACTTTCCTGATTTGGAAGAGGAAGAGGGATGGTATCTGGCGGAAGAGGGGGACGAACAGACCTATTTTGACCTCTGTTATACCTTCCGGAGGTTCCGGAGAAAAAAGTAA
- a CDS encoding aldose 1-epimerase family protein, with protein sequence MKQDGTLFTLENDELLVTVARRGAELTRIYDKKADREVLWCAEPSVWNRHAPVLFPFVGKCYEGAYVHDGKEYGMTPHGFARDMDFEPLLCDMDECWFRLKDTPETYEKYPFHFEVEIGHRLEGRTIEVMWKVANTDSGEMLFMMGGHPAFQVPEGKNIYDFTFEFNRRGCREGRFTDCLHYLAPNANGYEKEELQGNLKLSEGRVPLTKGFFDTALTYMFDEAQVSSVSLMVDGSPYVTLECSDFPYLGIWTMEATHPFVCLEPWYGICASDGYKGELKDRRGIISLPGWENWQKSYQIRVE encoded by the coding sequence GTGAAACAGGATGGAACATTATTTACACTTGAAAATGATGAGCTTCTAGTTACTGTTGCCCGCCGCGGTGCAGAACTTACCAGGATTTATGACAAGAAAGCGGACCGCGAAGTGCTTTGGTGCGCTGAACCGTCTGTGTGGAACAGACACGCCCCTGTGCTTTTTCCGTTTGTGGGAAAATGTTATGAGGGAGCGTATGTCCATGATGGGAAAGAATACGGCATGACGCCCCACGGCTTTGCAAGGGATATGGATTTTGAACCTCTTCTCTGTGATATGGACGAATGCTGGTTCCGTTTGAAGGACACGCCGGAGACATATGAAAAGTATCCGTTCCATTTCGAGGTGGAGATTGGTCACAGGCTGGAAGGCAGAACCATCGAGGTTATGTGGAAGGTTGCCAATACGGATTCAGGCGAGATGCTGTTTATGATGGGCGGACATCCTGCTTTTCAGGTGCCGGAAGGGAAAAACATATACGATTTCACCTTTGAGTTTAACCGGAGAGGGTGCAGGGAGGGACGGTTTACGGATTGTCTCCATTATCTTGCGCCTAATGCGAACGGCTATGAGAAGGAAGAACTTCAGGGAAATTTGAAGCTGTCAGAGGGCCGGGTGCCGCTGACAAAAGGATTTTTCGATACAGCTCTTACATATATGTTTGATGAAGCACAGGTCAGCAGCGTGAGCCTGATGGTGGATGGAAGCCCCTATGTGACGTTGGAATGCAGCGATTTCCCATATTTGGGAATATGGACAATGGAGGCCACCCATCCCTTTGTATGTCTGGAACCATGGTACGGTATCTGCGCATCAGATGGATATAAGGGGGAATTGAAGGACAGAAGGGGAATCATATCGTTGCCCGGATGGGAAAACTGGCAGAAGAGCTACCAGATCCGGGTGGAATAA
- a CDS encoding sulfide/dihydroorotate dehydrogenase-like FAD/NAD-binding protein produces MYKIVKSECLADKIYLMDVEAPRIARACQPGEFVIVKMDEVGERIPLTICDYDREKGLVTIVFQIVGASTERMAGLKAGDSFADFVGPLGQPSEFVKDDLEEVKKRRYLFVAGGVGSAPVYPQVKWLKERGIDVDVVEGAKTKDMLILEEEMRSVAGNLYITTDDGSYVRKGMVTDVVKDLVENQGKKYDVCVAIGPMIMMKFVCKLTKELGIPTIVSMNPIMVDGTGMCGACRVSVGGEVKFACVDGPEFDGHLVDFDQAMKRQQMYKTEEGRAILRLREGATHHGGCGNCGGEE; encoded by the coding sequence ATGTATAAGATTGTAAAATCAGAATGCCTGGCAGATAAGATATATCTGATGGACGTGGAAGCACCGCGTATAGCCAGGGCCTGTCAACCAGGCGAATTTGTAATTGTCAAGATGGACGAAGTAGGAGAGAGAATCCCGTTAACCATCTGTGACTACGACCGTGAGAAGGGCCTGGTAACCATCGTGTTCCAGATTGTGGGAGCATCCACAGAGCGTATGGCCGGACTGAAGGCCGGAGACAGCTTCGCAGATTTCGTAGGTCCCCTGGGACAGCCTTCCGAATTCGTGAAGGATGACCTGGAGGAAGTAAAGAAGAGACGTTATCTCTTTGTAGCCGGCGGCGTGGGAAGCGCGCCTGTTTACCCACAGGTAAAATGGCTGAAAGAGCGCGGCATTGACGTGGATGTGGTGGAAGGCGCCAAGACCAAGGACATGCTGATTTTGGAAGAGGAAATGAGATCTGTTGCAGGAAACCTCTACATTACCACAGATGACGGTTCCTATGTGCGCAAGGGCATGGTAACCGACGTTGTCAAGGATTTGGTGGAGAACCAGGGCAAGAAGTACGATGTCTGTGTTGCCATCGGACCTATGATTATGATGAAATTTGTCTGCAAGCTCACCAAGGAGCTGGGAATCCCAACCATCGTCAGCATGAACCCAATCATGGTGGACGGCACAGGAATGTGCGGCGCCTGCCGTGTAAGCGTTGGCGGGGAAGTGAAGTTCGCATGTGTGGACGGACCTGAGTTTGACGGCCATCTGGTAGATTTCGACCAGGCCATGAAGCGCCAGCAGATGTACAAGACAGAAGAGGGCAGAGCCATCTTAAGGCTGCGTGAGGGTGCTACCCATCACGGCGGATGCGGAAACTGCGGAGGTGAGGAATAA
- the gltA gene encoding NADPH-dependent glutamate synthase, which produces MDVLKKIPVREQDPKERATNFKEVCLGYNQEEAQEEASRCINCKNAKCIQGCPVAINIPKFIAEVKEGKFEDAANTIAESSALPAVCGRVCPQESQCEGKCIRGIKGEPISIGKLERFVADWSRENGFVPAKPEKTNGIKVAVIGSGPAGLTCAGDLAKMGYEVTIFEALHEPGGVLTYGIPEFRLPKSGVVQPEIDNVRKLGVKIETNVIIGKSVTIDELMDEEGFKAVFIGSGAGLPKFMGIPGENANGVFSANEYLTRSNLMKAFRDDYDTPIYLGKKVAVVGGGNVAMDAARTALRLGAEVHVVYRRSEAELPARVEEVHHAKEEGIIFNLLTNPVEILTDDNGWVKGMVVRKMELGEPDASGRRRPVEVAGSDYTIDVDAVIMSLGTSPNPLISSTTEGLETNKWKCIIADESNGKTTKEGVYAGGDAVTGAATVILAMEAGRAGARGIDEYLNGNK; this is translated from the coding sequence ATGGACGTATTAAAGAAGATACCCGTAAGGGAACAGGACCCAAAGGAGAGGGCAACGAATTTTAAGGAAGTATGTCTGGGATATAACCAGGAAGAAGCCCAGGAAGAAGCTTCCCGCTGCATTAACTGTAAGAATGCAAAATGTATCCAGGGATGCCCGGTTGCTATCAATATACCAAAGTTCATTGCAGAAGTAAAAGAAGGAAAATTTGAGGATGCAGCAAATACCATAGCAGAATCCAGCGCCCTTCCCGCAGTATGCGGACGTGTATGCCCTCAGGAGAGCCAGTGCGAAGGCAAATGTATCCGCGGCATCAAAGGCGAGCCTATATCCATCGGAAAGCTGGAGCGTTTCGTGGCAGACTGGTCCAGGGAAAATGGATTCGTACCGGCTAAGCCAGAGAAAACCAACGGCATCAAGGTAGCTGTAATCGGTTCCGGCCCTGCAGGACTTACCTGCGCAGGCGACCTTGCAAAGATGGGATACGAAGTAACCATCTTCGAGGCCCTTCATGAGCCAGGCGGCGTGCTTACATATGGAATTCCTGAATTCCGTCTTCCAAAGTCCGGTGTGGTACAGCCTGAAATCGACAACGTAAGGAAACTGGGCGTTAAGATTGAGACCAATGTTATCATTGGTAAATCCGTGACCATAGACGAGCTGATGGATGAGGAAGGCTTTAAGGCCGTATTCATCGGTTCCGGCGCAGGACTTCCCAAGTTCATGGGAATTCCAGGTGAGAACGCCAACGGTGTATTCTCTGCCAACGAGTATCTGACCAGAAGCAACCTGATGAAGGCCTTCCGTGATGATTACGATACGCCAATCTACCTGGGCAAGAAGGTAGCAGTTGTAGGCGGCGGAAACGTTGCCATGGATGCTGCCAGAACAGCACTCCGTCTGGGCGCAGAGGTGCATGTAGTGTACAGAAGAAGCGAAGCTGAGCTGCCTGCCCGTGTGGAGGAAGTACATCATGCAAAAGAAGAGGGAATTATCTTCAATCTGCTGACCAATCCGGTAGAGATTCTGACCGACGACAACGGCTGGGTTAAGGGAATGGTAGTGCGCAAGATGGAACTGGGCGAGCCCGATGCATCAGGCCGCCGCAGACCGGTAGAGGTTGCCGGATCGGATTACACCATTGATGTGGACGCTGTCATCATGTCCCTTGGAACCTCTCCAAACCCACTGATTTCTTCCACCACAGAAGGCCTTGAGACCAACAAGTGGAAATGTATCATTGCAGATGAGAGCAATGGCAAGACCACCAAGGAAGGCGTATATGCAGGCGGCGATGCCGTAACAGGCGCTGCAACCGTAATCCTTGCCATGGAGGCAGGCCGCGCAGGTGCAAGAGGAATTGATGAATACCTTAATGGAAATAAATAG
- a CDS encoding CAP domain-containing protein: MGRETTEKKTVKKKAAKRIDINRIFRQGITLPVLSVLLSIMAAMPVYAGQWMQDGNGWRWKNDIGSYPENCWQWLDGNQDGMAEHYYFGPDGYMISDTTAPDGQPVNEEGAWIMDGVIQREEMAGADNRTWQINMSETEYIQFTDMANRINGKNRTWNGEEPEHQRTNPTSTEDISTDESAYRIIELVNAERQKRGENVLSVNQELMENAAARAEEACIYFSHTRPDKSKFDTAITVERYSSAENLAKLYSRDSMEMIAEAAVEKWMDSESHKKQLLDDRWTETGAGVCESGGYIYISQIFVKGM, from the coding sequence ATGGGAAGAGAAACAACCGAAAAGAAAACAGTTAAAAAGAAGGCCGCCAAGAGAATTGATATCAACCGAATATTCAGACAGGGTATTACATTACCCGTCCTGTCGGTCCTGTTATCAATCATGGCAGCAATGCCGGTTTATGCCGGTCAGTGGATGCAGGATGGCAATGGGTGGCGGTGGAAGAATGACATTGGAAGCTATCCTGAGAACTGCTGGCAGTGGCTGGACGGCAATCAGGACGGAATGGCGGAACATTATTATTTTGGCCCGGACGGATACATGATTTCAGATACCACGGCGCCGGATGGACAGCCGGTAAATGAAGAAGGAGCCTGGATAATGGATGGGGTGATCCAGAGGGAGGAGATGGCCGGAGCAGATAACAGAACATGGCAGATAAATATGTCGGAAACAGAGTACATACAGTTTACGGATATGGCAAACCGGATAAATGGTAAAAACAGAACATGGAACGGAGAAGAACCGGAACATCAGAGAACTAACCCAACCTCAACAGAAGATATTTCGACAGATGAATCAGCATACCGTATTATTGAATTAGTCAATGCCGAGAGACAGAAAAGAGGGGAAAACGTATTATCTGTTAATCAGGAATTAATGGAAAATGCTGCTGCCAGGGCAGAGGAGGCATGTATATATTTCAGTCACACGCGTCCCGATAAAAGTAAGTTTGATACGGCAATAACCGTGGAACGTTATTCCTCCGCAGAAAACCTGGCAAAGCTGTATTCCAGGGACAGTATGGAAATGATTGCAGAGGCGGCGGTCGAAAAATGGATGGATTCGGAGAGCCATAAGAAGCAATTGCTGGATGACAGATGGACGGAGACAGGGGCAGGTGTCTGTGAGAGCGGCGGATATATCTATATTTCACAGATATTCGTCAAAGGCATGTAG